A stretch of Bradyrhizobium sp. AZCC 2262 DNA encodes these proteins:
- a CDS encoding MaoC family dehydratase, producing MAQAEAFETDFWKDANLRKVWDDIVPGEPRKTIPYTLTKEAIELYCKSVGETHPVYFDEAYAKTTRYGGLIAPPSIHILLMFSCTPADDWMRSPGTVNAGQSWSYNIPARPNDVITLQARALDKFIKRERLFVVHDNVFFNQRGDVICSGRGWTIRPV from the coding sequence ATGGCGCAGGCCGAGGCCTTTGAGACCGATTTCTGGAAAGACGCCAATTTGCGCAAGGTCTGGGACGACATCGTCCCCGGCGAGCCGCGCAAAACCATTCCCTACACGCTGACGAAAGAGGCGATCGAACTCTACTGCAAATCGGTCGGCGAGACCCATCCGGTCTATTTCGACGAGGCCTATGCCAAAACCACCCGCTATGGCGGGCTGATCGCGCCGCCCTCGATCCATATCCTCCTGATGTTCTCCTGCACGCCGGCGGATGACTGGATGCGCTCGCCGGGAACCGTCAATGCCGGGCAGTCCTGGAGCTACAACATCCCGGCGCGGCCCAATGACGTGATCACCCTGCAGGCCCGCGCGCTCGACAAGTTCATCAAGCGCGAGCGACTGTTCGTGGTGCACGACAACGTCTTCTTCAACCAGCGTGGCGATGTAATCTGTTCCGGCCGCGGCTGGACGATTCGGCCGGTGTGA
- a CDS encoding MaoC family dehydratase has product MTATFDNLSAGDVIDGPKFAVSRESIRLFCDASLDYNPLHLDDDYMKGNFGKTNFGGIIMHGMNNFGLISRMITDWACPAGAVHRRLETRWVKPVRPGDTIQPSGIIKAKQTTEKSRWVLIDVVVKNQAGEKVATGEALVEFPRDLFCQ; this is encoded by the coding sequence ATGACCGCTACGTTCGACAATCTCTCCGCCGGCGATGTCATCGACGGCCCGAAATTCGCCGTCTCACGCGAATCGATCCGCCTGTTCTGCGATGCCTCGCTCGATTACAACCCGCTGCATCTCGACGACGACTACATGAAGGGCAATTTCGGCAAGACCAATTTTGGCGGCATCATCATGCACGGCATGAACAATTTCGGGCTGATCTCCCGCATGATCACCGATTGGGCCTGCCCCGCCGGCGCGGTCCACCGGCGGCTGGAGACGCGGTGGGTCAAGCCGGTCCGGCCCGGCGATACCATCCAGCCTTCGGGGATTATCAAGGCCAAGCAGACGACTGAAAAATCCCGCTGGGTTCTGATCGACGTGGTGGTGAAGAATCAGGCGGGCGAAAAGGTCGCGACCGGCGAGGCCCTGGTTGAATTCCCGCGCGACCTGTTTTGCCAGTGA
- the ykgO gene encoding type B 50S ribosomal protein L36 has protein sequence MKVRNSLKSLRGRHRNNRLVRRKGRVYVINKVQRRFKARQG, from the coding sequence ATGAAGGTCCGTAACTCGTTGAAATCGCTGCGTGGTCGCCACCGCAACAACCGTCTGGTCCGCCGCAAGGGCCGGGTGTACGTGATCAACAAGGTGCAGCGCCGCTTCAAGGCCCGGCAGGGTTAA
- a CDS encoding tetratricopeptide repeat protein: MAAVPVTAFAQNNTQVVPPPKAQKKLPEAPSKLPKVGADRTRGLDFLFGALKAAPDEASAKHVEARIWALWMQTSSDTAALLMLRAKAAMEAQKVDIALKLLDAVIKLRPDYVEGWNRRATLYYLKNDYTHSLEDIRQVLIREPRHFGALAGLGMIMQDIGDEKRALEAFRKALAVNPHLEKVPELVKTLTEKVEGRDI; the protein is encoded by the coding sequence ATGGCAGCCGTGCCGGTCACCGCTTTTGCCCAGAACAACACTCAAGTCGTTCCCCCGCCGAAAGCCCAAAAGAAATTGCCGGAAGCGCCGAGCAAGCTTCCCAAGGTCGGAGCCGATCGTACCCGCGGGCTGGATTTCCTGTTCGGCGCACTGAAGGCGGCCCCAGACGAAGCCAGCGCCAAGCATGTCGAGGCGCGGATCTGGGCGCTGTGGATGCAGACCTCGAGCGACACGGCTGCGCTGCTGATGCTGCGCGCCAAGGCCGCGATGGAGGCGCAGAAGGTCGATATCGCGCTGAAACTGCTCGATGCCGTCATCAAGCTCCGCCCCGACTATGTCGAGGGATGGAACCGGCGCGCAACGCTGTATTACCTGAAGAACGACTACACCCATTCGCTGGAGGACATCCGGCAGGTGCTGATCCGCGAGCCCCGGCATTTCGGTGCGCTGGCTGGCCTCGGCATGATCATGCAGGACATCGGCGACGAAAAGCGCGCGCTGGAAGCGTTCCGCAAGGCGCTGGCCGTCAATCCGCATCTTGAGAAGGTGCCGGAACTGGTCAAGACGCTGACCGAAAAGGTCGAAGGCCGCGATATCTGA
- a CDS encoding alpha/beta fold hydrolase has protein sequence MVVVIVVAALAVLALVTQAGVFLSERAHPAQGRIVEVAGGTLHILDIGPRDAAGPPIVMLHGASSNLEVMRQPVGERLARKHRVILIDRPGHGWSTRARIEDSTPEIQARMIADALAKLGVTSAIFVVHSWSGALGARIALDYPQAVAGLVMLAPVAYPWPGGAGRYNRLIATPVIGPLFAYTVTLPLGLLLAEPGARSVFLPQTMPDGFVRNTATPLLLRPREFIANARDLVTLKAAVAEQAPRYAQIKAPVAIITGDADKTVSTNIHSRPFAATAPNAKLIVLPGVGHMIQQAAPDLIIAEVEAMISAMAPGAAAAAH, from the coding sequence ATGGTGGTAGTGATTGTCGTGGCGGCGCTGGCGGTGCTGGCGCTGGTTACGCAAGCCGGCGTTTTTCTCAGCGAGCGGGCCCATCCGGCCCAAGGCCGGATCGTCGAGGTGGCGGGTGGAACCCTCCACATCCTCGATATCGGCCCACGCGATGCGGCCGGTCCGCCGATCGTGATGCTGCACGGCGCGAGTTCCAATCTCGAAGTGATGCGGCAGCCGGTCGGGGAACGGCTGGCCAGGAAGCACCGCGTGATCCTGATCGATCGTCCCGGGCATGGCTGGAGCACCCGCGCCCGCATCGAGGACTCGACGCCCGAAATTCAGGCCCGCATGATCGCCGACGCGCTGGCAAAGCTCGGCGTCACCAGCGCGATCTTTGTGGTGCATTCCTGGTCCGGCGCGCTGGGTGCGCGCATCGCGCTGGATTACCCGCAAGCCGTCGCCGGCCTGGTGATGCTGGCGCCGGTGGCCTATCCGTGGCCCGGCGGCGCCGGGCGCTACAACAGGTTGATCGCGACGCCGGTGATCGGTCCGCTATTCGCCTACACCGTCACGCTGCCGCTCGGCCTTTTGCTGGCGGAACCGGGCGCGCGCAGCGTGTTCCTGCCGCAGACGATGCCGGACGGATTTGTTCGGAACACCGCGACACCCCTGTTGCTGCGGCCGCGCGAATTCATCGCCAATGCGCGCGATCTGGTGACACTGAAGGCGGCGGTCGCCGAGCAGGCACCGCGCTATGCGCAGATCAAGGCGCCGGTCGCCATCATCACCGGCGACGCCGACAAGACGGTGTCGACCAACATCCACTCACGGCCGTTCGCGGCTACCGCGCCGAACGCGAAACTGATCGTGCTGCCGGGCGTCGGCCACATGATCCAGCAGGCCGCGCCCGATCTCATCATTGCGGAAGTTGAGGCGATGATATCAGCGATGGCGCCGGGTGCGGCAGCGGCGGCCCATTGA
- a CDS encoding antibiotic biosynthesis monooxygenase, whose translation MYAAIRQGKAKPGKAEELTRRIKEGAIPVISEVEGFMGYYVVYAPDDTVIAISLFNNFAAAEESNKRALAWIEHELAPLLTGPATAMAGPVIVHTLA comes from the coding sequence ATGTACGCCGCCATTCGTCAGGGCAAGGCCAAGCCCGGCAAGGCCGAAGAGCTGACACGCCGGATCAAGGAGGGCGCGATTCCCGTCATCAGCGAGGTCGAGGGCTTCATGGGCTATTACGTGGTCTATGCGCCCGACGACACGGTGATCGCGATCAGCCTGTTCAACAATTTTGCCGCCGCCGAGGAATCCAACAAGCGCGCACTGGCGTGGATCGAGCATGAGCTGGCGCCGCTGTTGACCGGGCCAGCCACCGCGATGGCCGGACCCGTGATCGTGCACACGCTGGCTTGA